The Vicia villosa cultivar HV-30 ecotype Madison, WI linkage group LG1, Vvil1.0, whole genome shotgun sequence genome includes a region encoding these proteins:
- the LOC131641699 gene encoding cadmium-induced protein AS8-like has translation MIIKGLFRRYKKWNPVHPTYGAFYGMGFGIGCGVGWGPGFGPEVVGYVGSGCGVGFNVGVTLAGFGIGLPANVIFAAPYNAFLATKSSALKLARSGTQTAEDVWIRNSPLMSDFQREAGEKFSCFRQKYLSINGTDFFDVKNSLPLLTASACKNIQTFHDQFFPHKGKEDS, from the exons ATGATTATAAAAGGATTATTTAGAAGATATAAAAAATGGAACCCTGTTCATCCAACTTATGGAGCCTTTTATGGAATGGGTTTTGGAATAGGTTGTGGTGTTGGATGGGGTCCTGGGTTTGGTCCTGAAGTTGTTGGCTATGTTGGATCTGGTTGTGGCGTTGGATTCAATGTTGGTGTTACTCTTGCTGGCTTTGGAATTGGTCTTCCAGCTAATGTTATCTTTGCAGCTCCGTATAATG CTTTTCTGGCAACAAAAAGCTCTGCATTGAAGTTAGCACGTTCTGGTACACAAACCGCCGAGGACGTTTGGATTAGAAATTCACCTCTTATGTCTGATTTTCAACGAGAAGCCGGTGAAAAGTTCTCTTGCTTTCGCCAAAAGTATTTATCAATCAATGGAACTGATTTCTTTGACGTGAAGAACAGCTTGCCTTTGCTTACTGCATCTGCCTGTAAAAATATTCAAACATTTCATGACCAATTTTTCCCTCATAAAG gaaaagaagattcctaa